The Budorcas taxicolor isolate Tak-1 chromosome 2, Takin1.1, whole genome shotgun sequence genome window below encodes:
- the TEX51 gene encoding testis-expressed protein 51: MLLLLLSCLLPTTNGKNCLQCWQELPALIDYDLQILWGTPGPPAELSQSQDHLEEAAGTLFTHIDKAIKKLRDDKPSLLEEVRVLKQQFSKQLEDVSEGLKNKDIRSTLEVISCTTCQKHFLTCQDPDLCPAWTGKNFMWAMGIGFALPLAILAGGG, translated from the exons ATGCTGCTTCTCCTGCTCAGCTGTCTCCTGCCCACCACCAATGGGAAAAACTGCCTCCAGTGCTGGCAAGAGCTGCCTGCATTAATAGATTATGACCTGCAGATTCTTTGGGGCACTCCAGGGCCACCTGCAGAGCTCTCCCAAA GTCAAGATCATTTGGAGGAAGCAGCAGGAACATTATTCACTCACATAGATAAAGCCATTAAGAAGCTTCGAGATG ATAAGCCATCACTTTTGGAAGAGGTTCGTGTCCTGAAGCAGCAATTTTCCAAGCAGCTGGAGGATGTATCTGAGGGTCTGAAGAACAAGG ACATCCGCTCCACATTGGAGGTAATCAGTTGCACCACATGCCAGAAACACTTCCTGACCTGCCAAGACCCCGATCTCTGCCCAG caTGGACTGGGAAGAACTTCATGTGGGCTATGGGCATCGGCTTCGCTCTGCCCCTGGCGATCCTAGCTGGAGGTGGGTGA